In Primulina eburnea isolate SZY01 chromosome 3, ASM2296580v1, whole genome shotgun sequence, one DNA window encodes the following:
- the LOC140827466 gene encoding uncharacterized protein → MEHQSAAKKGKTLISSFFKKRDRQASEDTSIPTVLTMQHQSSESLLFPNIQIPSCSSPRDDHQSSSTFIERDPGKRKQICEYHVNVRDEIRRSYLNMGPYQPYMLEYPGTKFGSQNRRFQKKWFQKFYWLEYSPSTNKAYCFYCFLFLNDVNSSNISALVNEGFDNWKRVNQGKTCAFLSHIGSAASSPHTMCERRAENLMRPSQHIDKVMHAQSKEEKEKNRLRLSTSIVAVRWLALQGCAFRGNDESLSSSNRGNFLELVKAFAKMNIEIDEVVLENAPKNAQYIAPEIQKEILHIMANRVRKMVREKVGDKYFCILVDEARDISKREQMAIILRFVNNHGILTERFFAIKSVSDTTSMNLKNEISNVLVHHDLHVKKIRGQGYDGASNMRGAWNGLQALFLKDCPYAYYVHCFAHRLQLTLVSAAKDVSVIWEFFSHLDNIVNIVTSSTKRIAELHTAQRNEIEYMLSIGERDSGSGANQIGNLQRAGATRWSSHYDSVKSLIGMYTATCKVFEVLSDHSPNGRAKAEVRRIYRNIASFEFVFILHLMHKIMRTTDTLCQILQKKSEDILTAITFVTTTKTCLQEFRECGWNEFLQEVKVFCSRNEIDVPDLDCLYKIGRSCRCVESLDSLDVNDASEYDEFETGGAEH, encoded by the exons ATGGAACATCAATCTGCTGCAAAGAAAGGAAAAACATTGATATCTTCTTTCTTTAAGAAGAGAGATCGTCAAGCTAGTGAAGATACTTCAATTCCTACGGTCCTTACAATGCAACATCAATCCAGTGAAAGTCTTCTATTTCCCAATATCCAAATTCCTTCATGTTCCTCTCCTAGAGACGATCATCAGTCTTCGTCTACTTTTATTGAACGAGATCCGGGAAAAAGAAAACAGATATGTGAATATCATGTTAATGTACGAGATGAGATAAGACGTTCATATCTAAATATGGGGCCTTATCAACCATATATGTTGGAGTATCCAGGTACGAAATTTGGAAGCCAGAATCGTCGTTTTCAGAAAAAATGGTTTCAGAAATTTTATTGGTTGGAGTATTCGccttcaacaaataaggcatattgtTTCTATTGCTTTCTTTTCCTGAATGATGTTAATTCATCTAATATCTCGGCATTGGTCAATGAAGGATTTGACAATTGGAAAAGGGTAAACCAAGGAAAAACATGTGCTTTTCTTTCCCATATTGGTTCTGCAGCTTCTTCACCTCATACTATGTGTGAGagaagggctgaaaatttgatGAGGCCCTCACAACATATTGATAAAGTGATGCATGCACAATCTAAAgaggaaaaagagaaaaatcgTCTGCGTTTGAGCACCTCAATTGTAGCTGTTCGTTGGCTAGCACTTCAAGGTTGTGCTTTTAGAGGTAACGATGAATCTCTATCTTCATCTAATCGtggaaattttcttgaattggtGAAGGCTTTTGCAAAAATGAATATAGAAATTGATGAAGTTGTGCTTGAGAATGCTCCAAAAAATGCCCAATATATCGCTCCAGAAATTCAGAAAGAGATTTTACATATTATGGCCAATAGAGTACGAAAGATGGTTCGTGAAAAAGTTGGAGATAAATACTTTTGTATTCTTGTTGATGAAGCCCGAGATATATCTAAACGAGAGCAAATGGCCATTATATTGAGGTTTGTGAACAATCATGGGATTTTGACAGAAAGATTTTTTGCCATCAAAAGTGTTAGTGACACTACCTCAATGAATTTGAAAAATGAGATATCAAATGTTCTTGTTCATCATGATCTCCATGTTAAGAAAATCAGAGGCCAAGGATATGATGGTGCTAGCAATATGCGTGGAGCCTGGAATGGACTTCAAGcattatttctcaaagattgtcCCTATGCATACTATGTCCACTGTTTTGCACATCGTTTACAACTGACATTGGTTTCTGCAGCTAAGGATGTTAGTGTTATTTGGGAATTCTTTTCTCATTTGGACAATATTGTTAATATTGTCACTTCTTCTACTAAGCGCATTGCTGAATTACATACTGCACAAAGAAATGAAATTGAGTATATGTTGTCAATTGGAGAACGTGATTCTGGAAGTGGTGCAAACCAGATTGGTAATTTGCAACGAGCAGGAGCTACTCGTTGGAGTTCTCACTATGATTCGGTAAAAAGCTTGATAGGTATGTACACTGCAACTTGCAAAGTTTTTGAAGTTCTCAGTGATCATTCTCCAAATGGAAGAGCTAAGGCTGAAGTTCGGAGGATTTACAGAAACATAGCAAGCTTTGAATTTGTGTTTATTTTGCACTTAAtgcataaaattatgagaacaaCAGATACTCTTTGTCaaattcttcaaaaaaaatCTGAAGACATTTTGACTGCTATCACATTTGTCACTACTACCAAAACTTGCCTTCAAGAATTTAGAGAATGTGGGTGGAATGAATTTCTTCAGGAAGTTAAAGTTTTTTGCTCAAGAAATGAAATTGATGTGCCTGATCTTGATTGTCTATATAAGATTGGACGTTCCTGTCG gtgtgttgagtctttagactcactagatgtgaATGATGCAAGTGAGTACGATGAGTttgagactggaggtgccgaacacTAG
- the LOC140827876 gene encoding uncharacterized protein isoform X2: protein MGYAKNGLETHFQRYSRYRLQAIIRQGQSSRSNQEDIVSWRAKKIFFYMCLNHFSIMCGMSSKMFQVSNLSMVLSFAIFWKLHIIGFTCGNKFTPILYFCTWKRDEGKISRKLVECINTYLLKDEPNLGGKSLEIHQALNHFVFRYWFATHDRSLKCVLSELVDVMSKELDQMSTSSTNSPWGEKCGIMTSSQFKVAELGDLVFCQGDLQYLLDLRQNVLSAVLAILNLKEFTTLNERFVVLLPTTAFALSIGSAPLLYDASGLLPLLYATELVEELAKVNFSNYCQNVRLPLNLRDQLFHEMENHVLECIKEVEIDKMLLSEVIYTCALLANFMFCSYSTSFLVSELVACCIPCGSNKKLSVTTSSRAVLLLQKLTIGADSSMVEYIKELVAFPDFDIFNEIRDLHQKIRQTYSPRVHLLNFVKRPHYVPPRLLLCRSTQKVLIWSLCGDLFLIYKES from the exons ATGGGATACGCTAAAAATGGCCTTGAAACTCACTTCCAGAGATATTCAAGATATCGTCTCCAAGCTATCATCCGACAAGGACAAAGCTCGAGAAGTAATCAAGAAGATATAGTTTCTtggagg GCAAAAAAAATCTTCTTCTACATGTGCCTAAATCACTTTTCAATCATGTGTGGGATGTCCTCAAAGATGTTCCAAGTTTCCAATCTGAGTATGGTGTTATCCTTCGCTATCTTTTGGAAGTTACATATTATCGGTTTCACATGCGGAAACAAGTTTACTCCA ATCTTGTACTTCTGTACATGGAAAAG GGATGAGGGAAAAATTTCTCGCAAGCTTGTGGAGTGCATCAATACATATTTGTTAAAGGATGAACCAAATTTAGGTGGCAAATCCCTGGAAATTCATCAAGCATTAAATCATTTCGTGTTTCGGTACTGGTTTGCTACTCATGATCGAAGTCTAAAATGTGTCTTGAGCG AACTTGTGGATGTGATGAGCAAGGAGCTTGATCAAATGAGTACTTCCAGCACCAATTCACCCTG GGGTGAAAAATGTGGGATTATGACAAGCTCACAGTTCAAGGTGGCGGAGCTTGGTGACCTTGTGTTTTGCCAG GGTGATCTGCAATATCTTTTGGATCTTCGGCAGAATGTGTTATCAGCTGTTTTAGCTATACTTAACTTGAAG GAATTCACAACACTGAATGAGCGGTTCGTTGTGCTGCTGCCGACAACTGCATTTGCCCTTTCTATTGGTTCTGCCCCTCTTCTGTATGACGCTTCAGGACTTCTGCCATTGCTCTATGCTACTGAGCTTGTGGAGGAATTGGCCAAG GTGAATTTTTCCAATTACTGCCAAAATGTACGATTGCCATTGAATCTAAGAGATCAGCTGTTTCATGAAATGGAAAATCACGTTCTTGAATGCATAAAGGAAGTAGAAATTGACAAAATGCTACTCTCAGAAGTTATCTACACATGCGCTCTCTTAGCTAATTTCATGTTCTGCTCGTATTCAACAAG TTTTTTAGTGTCAGAGTTGGTCGCATGTTGCATCCCTTGTGGATCTAATAAGAAGCTATCCGTAACTACATCATCCCGAGCTGTATTACTTCTCCAAAAACTTACCATTGGTGCTGATTCATCTATGGTTGAATACATAAAA GAACTGGTGGCATTCCCTGATTTCGATATATTTAATGAAATACGAGACCTCCACCAGAAAATACGTCAAACCTACTCACCGAGGGTTCACTTACTGAAT TTTGTAAAGAGACCTCACTATGTCCCTCCAAGATTACTTCTTTGCAG GTCCACTCAAAAGGTGTTAATTTGGAGCTTGTGCGGAGACTTATTTCTAATCTACAAAGAAAGTTGA
- the LOC140827876 gene encoding serine/threonine-protein kinase ATM-like isoform X1, protein MGYAKNGLETHFQRYSRYRLQAIIRQGQSSRSNQEDIVSWRAKKIFFYMCLNHFSIMCGMSSKMFQVSNLSMVLSFAIFWKLHIIGFTCGNKFTPILYFCTWKRDEGKISRKLVECINTYLLKDEPNLGGKSLEIHQALNHFVFRYWFATHDRSLKCVLSELVDVMSKELDQMSTSSTNSPWGEKCGIMTSSQFKVAELGDLVFCQGDLQYLLDLRQNVLSAVLAILNLKEFTTLNERFVVLLPTTAFALSIGSAPLLYDASGLLPLLYATELVEELAKIEESPSDFLECSVEVLAKIDIDSGPKPVNFSNYCQNVRLPLNLRDQLFHEMENHVLECIKEVEIDKMLLSEVIYTCALLANFMFCSYSTSFLVSELVACCIPCGSNKKLSVTTSSRAVLLLQKLTIGAAEGSLTEFCKETSLCPSKITSLQVHSKGVNLELVRRLISNLQRKLTAESISIEDSNVDNFG, encoded by the exons ATGGGATACGCTAAAAATGGCCTTGAAACTCACTTCCAGAGATATTCAAGATATCGTCTCCAAGCTATCATCCGACAAGGACAAAGCTCGAGAAGTAATCAAGAAGATATAGTTTCTtggagg GCAAAAAAAATCTTCTTCTACATGTGCCTAAATCACTTTTCAATCATGTGTGGGATGTCCTCAAAGATGTTCCAAGTTTCCAATCTGAGTATGGTGTTATCCTTCGCTATCTTTTGGAAGTTACATATTATCGGTTTCACATGCGGAAACAAGTTTACTCCA ATCTTGTACTTCTGTACATGGAAAAG GGATGAGGGAAAAATTTCTCGCAAGCTTGTGGAGTGCATCAATACATATTTGTTAAAGGATGAACCAAATTTAGGTGGCAAATCCCTGGAAATTCATCAAGCATTAAATCATTTCGTGTTTCGGTACTGGTTTGCTACTCATGATCGAAGTCTAAAATGTGTCTTGAGCG AACTTGTGGATGTGATGAGCAAGGAGCTTGATCAAATGAGTACTTCCAGCACCAATTCACCCTG GGGTGAAAAATGTGGGATTATGACAAGCTCACAGTTCAAGGTGGCGGAGCTTGGTGACCTTGTGTTTTGCCAG GGTGATCTGCAATATCTTTTGGATCTTCGGCAGAATGTGTTATCAGCTGTTTTAGCTATACTTAACTTGAAG GAATTCACAACACTGAATGAGCGGTTCGTTGTGCTGCTGCCGACAACTGCATTTGCCCTTTCTATTGGTTCTGCCCCTCTTCTGTATGACGCTTCAGGACTTCTGCCATTGCTCTATGCTACTGAGCTTGTGGAGGAATTGGCCAAG ATAGAGGAAAGTCCAAGTGATTTTTTGGAATGCTCAGTTGAAGTTCTTGcgaagattgatattgattctGGTCCAAAGCCG GTGAATTTTTCCAATTACTGCCAAAATGTACGATTGCCATTGAATCTAAGAGATCAGCTGTTTCATGAAATGGAAAATCACGTTCTTGAATGCATAAAGGAAGTAGAAATTGACAAAATGCTACTCTCAGAAGTTATCTACACATGCGCTCTCTTAGCTAATTTCATGTTCTGCTCGTATTCAACAAG TTTTTTAGTGTCAGAGTTGGTCGCATGTTGCATCCCTTGTGGATCTAATAAGAAGCTATCCGTAACTACATCATCCCGAGCTGTATTACTTCTCCAAAAACTTACCATTGGTGCTG CCGAGGGTTCACTTACTGAAT TTTGTAAAGAGACCTCACTATGTCCCTCCAAGATTACTTCTTTGCAG GTCCACTCAAAAGGTGTTAATTTGGAGCTTGTGCGGAGACTTATTTCTAATCTACAAAGAAAGTTGACAG CTGAATCAATTTCTATCGAGGATTCAAATGTGGACAACTTTGGATAA
- the LOC140827877 gene encoding serine/threonine-protein kinase ATM-like — protein MWLNHFSIMCGLSSKMFQVSNLSIVLSFAIFWKLHIIGFTCGNKFTPILYFCTWKRDEGKISCKLVECINTYLLKDEPNLGGKSLEIHQALNHFVFRYWFATHDRSLKCVLSELVDVMSKELDQMSTSSTNSPWGEKCGIMTSSQFKVAELGDLVFCQVCANTYKSPVTEKRARREHVVVLIKERVMGGKWPQIINAETLEHSYDDLFCTLQSLLRLSLSMLFAAPNEKSSKKLAFPLNEDNENKLHELSGPLYEVGKGWHVIWNCLMRSLPTFCNLTSIVEAAFMLLCSITSSVCFVFHLMLLLQENLVGDLQDFLYLRQNVLPAVLAILNLKEFTTLNERFVVLLPAAAYALSTGSTPLLMTLQDFCRCSMLEPVEELAKRKVQVIFWNAQLKFLRRLTLILVQRIREIPRFFSKLGES, from the exons ATGTGGCTAAATCACTTTTCAATCATGTGTGGATTGTCCTCAAAGATGTTCCAAGTTTCCAATCTGAGTATTGTGTTATCCTTCGCTATCTTTTGGAAGTTACATATTATCGGTTTCACATGCGGAAACAAGTTTACTCCA ATCTTGTACTTCTGTACATGGAAAAG GGATGAGGGAAAAATTTCTTGCAAGCTTGTGGAGTGCATCAATACATATTTGTTAAAGGATGAACCAAATTTAGGTGGCAAATCCCTGGAAATTCATCAAGCATTAAATCATTTCGTGTTTCGGTACTGGTTTGCTACTCATGATCGAAGTCTAAAATGTGTCTTGAGCG AACTTGTGGATGTGATGAGCAAGGAGCTTGATCAAATGAGTACCTCCAGCACCAATTCACCCTG GGGTGAAAAATGTGGGATTATGACAAGCTCACAGTTCAAGGTGGCGGAGCTTGGTGACCTTGTGTTTTGCCAG GTGTGCGCTAATACATATAAAAGCCCAGTTACTGAAAAACGAGCTCGGAGGGAGCATGTGGTTGTCCTGATAAAAGAGAGAGTCATGGGGGGCAAATGGCCACA AATTATTAACGCTGAAACTTTAGAGCATTCTTATGACGATCTGTTCTGCACGTTGCA gaGTCTGCTTAGACTTTCTTTATCGATGCTTTTTGCTGCTCCAAATGAGAAATCATCGAAGAAGCTAGCATTTCCCTTGAATGAG GATAATGAAAATAAACTCCATGAACTTTCTGGACCATTATATGAG GTTGGCAAAGGTTGGCATGTGATATGGAACTGCCTTATGCGGAGTTTGCCAACATTTTGCAATCTCACCTCAATT GTGGAGGCTGCTTTTATGCTGCTTTGTAGCATAACGTCGAGC GTCTGCTTTGTGTTTCATCTCATGCTACTTCTCCAGGAGAACCTCGTTG GTGATCTGCAAGATTTTTTGTATCTTCGGCAGAATGTGTTACCAGCTGTTTTAGCTATACTTAACTTGAAG GAATTCACAACACTGAATGAGCGGTTCGTTGTGCTGCTGCCGGCAGCTGCATATGCCCTTTCTACTGGTTCTACCCCTCTTCTTATGACGCTTCAGGACTTCTGCCGTTGCTCTATGCTTGAGCCTGTGGAGGAATTGGCCAAG AGGAAAGTCCAAGTGATTTTTTGGAATGCTCAGTTGAAGTTCTTGCGAAGATTGACATTGATTCTGGTCCAAAG GATCAGAGAAATTCCTCGTTTCTTTTCTAAACTGGGTGAATCGTAA